The Candidatus Desulfofervidus auxilii DNA segment TTGGGGGTTCCAGCAGAAATTATAGATACTTATGGTCCAGTGAGTAAACAAACTGCTAAATACATGGCAGCAGGTGTTCGTCATTTAGCTAAAAGTAATGTGGGGTTAGCAGTAACTGGTTACGCTGGCCCTACAGGTGGCCCAGAAGCTCCAGTAGGAACGGTGTTTATTGCCTTGGCCAAATCAGAAGATGGTATAGAAGTGAGTGAGTATTTCTTCAGTGGCTCAAGAGAAGAAATAAAAATGCTTACTGCCATGACTGCCTTAGACAAATTGAGGAGATATCTGATTTCATGATTCGGAGTTTTATTGCTATTCCTTTACCGCAGTCTGTGAAACAGAGTTTAGAAGAAATTCAAAAGGAATTAAGACTCATCTTTCCTAAAGTGAACTGGGTAAAGGCTTCTAACATCCACCTTACTATTAAGTTTTTGGGGAATATAGAAGAAACACAAATTTCTGCTCTAAAACAGGTAATGGCTGTGGCAGCAGAAAAAATAAACCCTTTCAGCTTACAGGGATATGGCCTTGGAGCTTTTCCCTCTTTAAACAGGGCACGGGTAATCTGGATAGGACTTCAGGGAGACCTTGCACCGTTAAAAGCATTACATAATGCTTTGGAAAAGGGATTAACTCAATTAGGTTTTCCTGAAGAAAATCGCAATTTTGCTCCCCACCTTACTTTGGGAAGAATTAAAAAAAGAATAAATACCCAATTATTATCAAAAATCGTTGAAAAATATGGAAATTTCACTACGCCTTCCTTTATAGTA contains these protein-coding regions:
- the thpR gene encoding RNA 2',3'-cyclic phosphodiesterase, whose amino-acid sequence is MIRSFIAIPLPQSVKQSLEEIQKELRLIFPKVNWVKASNIHLTIKFLGNIEETQISALKQVMAVAAEKINPFSLQGYGLGAFPSLNRARVIWIGLQGDLAPLKALHNALEKGLTQLGFPEENRNFAPHLTLGRIKKRINTQLLSKIVEKYGNFTTPSFIVKEIVLFKSELHPKGAKYTALEKIIFKKE